The Pocillopora verrucosa isolate sample1 chromosome 2, ASM3666991v2, whole genome shotgun sequence genome has a segment encoding these proteins:
- the LOC131782573 gene encoding ubiquitin carboxyl-terminal hydrolase 30 isoform X2: MVLKLDRVKSMDGRCATVFAAAAAIGASFYVFLAPDGKEKKKSRRDRPPGLVNLGNTCFMNSILQGIAFLPSFVAWLEDFSVDDDGKTFSSLGKELRTLVTALNTGCFEGDDVINPDFVLNALGSHGWVIPTDQQDAHEFFHVLSSTLNDEMGDLPNVMDLSDIAIIEKTDDSIDDNKSMVHRNKVPLSRKCKKLHLPFHGLLASQLVCKQCATKCPVKFDSYDSLSLSLPTTFQGLRLEDLLRRFVCSETVDAVECHGCQQRQNTDDSTSSIRTTFIKRLTLGKLPQCLCFHIQRTYWHSNGIPFKNNSFIKFPEFLNMKPFLYEPLDSDNFPKKDQGKEHPSKKLGSLTNGGLQLSAANGGDFNDYLDELVTSFANAGKKSTSQAVFKLMAVIVHMGTVDDGHYITYRRFELPQGNEQGSKWLYTSDELVEVTSRDQALSSCAYMLFYERANR; encoded by the exons ATGGTCCTCAAACTTGACAGGGTGAAAAGCATGGACGGGCGATGTGCGACAGTTTTTGCAGCCGCTGCGGCAATAGGAGCAAGTTTTTACGTATTTTTGGCTCCTGAtggcaaggaaaagaaaaaatccagGCGGG ATCGCCCTCCAGGTCTTGTCAATCTTGGCAATACTTGTTTTATGAATTCTATATTACAG GGAATTGCATTCTTACCATCATTTGTGGCATGGTTAGAAGATTTTTCTGTTGATGATGATGGAAAAACTTTCTCAAGTTTAGGAAAAGAGTTGAGAACACTAGTTACTG CTCTAAACACTGGTTGTTTTGAAGGAGATGATGTCATTAATCCTGATTTTGTATTAAATGCTCTTGGGTCACATGGTTGGGTCATACCTACAGACCAGCAG GATGCCCATGAGTTCTTCCATGTACTTTCTTCAACTCTTAATGATGAAATG GGAGATCTTCCCAATGTGATGGACCTCAGTGATATTGCGATTATAGAA AAAACTGATGATTCCATTGACGACAACAAATCCATGGTACACAGAAACAAAG TCCCTCTCagtagaaaatgtaaaaaacttCATTTACCATTTCATGGCTTGTTGGCAAGTCAGTTGGTGTGTAAGCAGTGTGCTACCAAG TGTCCCGTCAAGTTTGACAGTTATGACAGCCTGTCACTTAGTCTACCAACAACTTTCCAG GGCTTGAGATTAGAGGATCTTCTGCGCAGATTTGTGTGTTCAGAGACAGTGGATGCTGTGGAATGTCATGGATGTCAACAGCGACAAAACACAGATGACTCGACCAGCTCTATTCGCACGACTTTTATTAAGCGACTTACTCTTGGAAAA CTACCACAATGTCTCTGCTTCCACATTCAGAGGACATATTGGCATTCTAATGGGATTCCATTCAAAAATAACTCATTCATCAAGTTTCCAGAGTTCCTTAACATGAAGCCCTTTTTATATGAGCCCTTAGACTCAGACAACTTTCCCAAAAAAGACCAAGGGAAGGAACATCCCAGTAAGAAGTTGGGTTCCCTGACAAATGGAGGCCTTCAACTTTCGGCAGCCAATGGAGGAGATTTTAATGATTATTTGGATGAACTGGTTACATCCTTTGCAAATGCAGGCAAAAAGAg taCAAGCCAGGCAGTTTTCAAGCTGATGGCAGTTATTGTTCATATGGGAACTGTTGATGATGGCCATTATATTACTTATCGCAGATTTGAATTGCCACAGGGCA
- the LOC131782573 gene encoding ubiquitin carboxyl-terminal hydrolase 30 isoform X1 — protein MVLKLDRVKSMDGRCATVFAAAAAIGASFYVFLAPDGKEKKKSRRDRPPGLVNLGNTCFMNSILQGIAFLPSFVAWLEDFSVDDDGKTFSSLGKELRTLVTALNTGCFEGDDVINPDFVLNALGSHGWVIPTDQQDAHEFFHVLSSTLNDEMGDLPNVMDLSDIAIIEKTDDSIDDNKSMVHRNKVPLSRKCKKLHLPFHGLLASQLVCKQCATKCPVKFDSYDSLSLSLPTTFQKGLRLEDLLRRFVCSETVDAVECHGCQQRQNTDDSTSSIRTTFIKRLTLGKLPQCLCFHIQRTYWHSNGIPFKNNSFIKFPEFLNMKPFLYEPLDSDNFPKKDQGKEHPSKKLGSLTNGGLQLSAANGGDFNDYLDELVTSFANAGKKSTSQAVFKLMAVIVHMGTVDDGHYITYRRFELPQGNEQGSKWLYTSDELVEVTSRDQALSSCAYMLFYERANR, from the exons ATGGTCCTCAAACTTGACAGGGTGAAAAGCATGGACGGGCGATGTGCGACAGTTTTTGCAGCCGCTGCGGCAATAGGAGCAAGTTTTTACGTATTTTTGGCTCCTGAtggcaaggaaaagaaaaaatccagGCGGG ATCGCCCTCCAGGTCTTGTCAATCTTGGCAATACTTGTTTTATGAATTCTATATTACAG GGAATTGCATTCTTACCATCATTTGTGGCATGGTTAGAAGATTTTTCTGTTGATGATGATGGAAAAACTTTCTCAAGTTTAGGAAAAGAGTTGAGAACACTAGTTACTG CTCTAAACACTGGTTGTTTTGAAGGAGATGATGTCATTAATCCTGATTTTGTATTAAATGCTCTTGGGTCACATGGTTGGGTCATACCTACAGACCAGCAG GATGCCCATGAGTTCTTCCATGTACTTTCTTCAACTCTTAATGATGAAATG GGAGATCTTCCCAATGTGATGGACCTCAGTGATATTGCGATTATAGAA AAAACTGATGATTCCATTGACGACAACAAATCCATGGTACACAGAAACAAAG TCCCTCTCagtagaaaatgtaaaaaacttCATTTACCATTTCATGGCTTGTTGGCAAGTCAGTTGGTGTGTAAGCAGTGTGCTACCAAG TGTCCCGTCAAGTTTGACAGTTATGACAGCCTGTCACTTAGTCTACCAACAACTTTCCAG AAGGGCTTGAGATTAGAGGATCTTCTGCGCAGATTTGTGTGTTCAGAGACAGTGGATGCTGTGGAATGTCATGGATGTCAACAGCGACAAAACACAGATGACTCGACCAGCTCTATTCGCACGACTTTTATTAAGCGACTTACTCTTGGAAAA CTACCACAATGTCTCTGCTTCCACATTCAGAGGACATATTGGCATTCTAATGGGATTCCATTCAAAAATAACTCATTCATCAAGTTTCCAGAGTTCCTTAACATGAAGCCCTTTTTATATGAGCCCTTAGACTCAGACAACTTTCCCAAAAAAGACCAAGGGAAGGAACATCCCAGTAAGAAGTTGGGTTCCCTGACAAATGGAGGCCTTCAACTTTCGGCAGCCAATGGAGGAGATTTTAATGATTATTTGGATGAACTGGTTACATCCTTTGCAAATGCAGGCAAAAAGAg taCAAGCCAGGCAGTTTTCAAGCTGATGGCAGTTATTGTTCATATGGGAACTGTTGATGATGGCCATTATATTACTTATCGCAGATTTGAATTGCCACAGGGCA
- the LOC131782570 gene encoding PRKR-interacting protein 1 homolog: MADESGSKVKKITSTEKPVVPRNPTEIQRMKLEKLLKDPDKTVSIPDRPKEWKPSDAPEFIRFVMGSSAGAGSGEFHVYRATRRREYNRTAYIEKKAEEHELDESFHKKLEENQNKADEKTAKKRAKRQKKKQKKLNAKRKKEDVKEKDGHDSKNRASSSDDDDDDDDQEEGNEPHFVIGGK, translated from the exons ATGGCGGACGAGAGTGGttcaaaagtaaagaaaattacatCTACTGAGAAACCAGTTGTTCCTCGTAATCCGACCGAAATACAGAGGATGAAGTTAGAGAAGCTTTTGAAAGATCCT GATAAAACAGTTTCAATTCCTGATCGACCAAAGGAATGGAAACCATCAGATGCACCTGAATTTATTCGATTTGTAATGG GTTCAAGTGCTGGGGCTGGTAGTGGAGAATTTCATGTTTATCGTGCAACAAGAAGAAGAGAATACAACCGAACAGCATACATTGAAAAGAAAGCAGAAGAG catGAACTTGATGAAAGTTTTCATAAAAAGcttgaagaaaaccaaaacaaggcAGATgaaaaaacagcaaagaaaagaGCCAAGAG GCaaaaaaagaagcagaaaaagttaaatgcaaaaaggaaaaaagaagatgTGAAAGAAAAGGATG gcCATGATAGTAAAAATCGTGCCAGtagcagtgatgatgatgatgatgatgatgatcaggAGGAAGGGAATGAGCCACACTTTGTTATAGGAGGAAAGTAA